A window from Musa acuminata AAA Group cultivar baxijiao chromosome BXJ3-10, Cavendish_Baxijiao_AAA, whole genome shotgun sequence encodes these proteins:
- the LOC135586334 gene encoding salt stress-induced protein-like: MGKVVKEGPWGANAGNEFDTGRVDRFTKVKIYHGDVIYGLEITFVVDGKTQPPLLIGSKKRASQKITLDEDERFISISGYFKPMLGNDIFITQLTLTTDENRNVSAGNETGNPFSLALEEGGHIVGFCGLVGQPTVAVGAIAVHCSLADS; encoded by the exons ATG GGTAAAGTTGTCAAGGAGGGGCCGTGGGGTGCGAACGCAGGGAATGAGTTCGATACTGGTCGTGTTGACCGTTTTACCAAGGTCAAGATTTACCATGGAGATGTAATATACGGGTTGGAAATAACCTTCGTCGTGGATGGTAAAACCCAACCCCCCTTGCTTATTGGAAGCAAAAAGCGCGCATCCCAAAAG ATTACCCTCGACGAGGACGAACGCTTCATTTCCATCTCGGGATACTTCAAACCAATGTTGGGAAACGACATTTTCATAACACAACTTACTCTTACCACCGATGAAAACAGAAACGTAAGTGCTGGCAATGAGACGGGCAATCCTTTCTCCCTTGCTTTAGAGGAGGGAGGTCACATTGTGGGCTTCTGTGGACTTGTTGGTCAACCGACTGTCGCCGTGGGAGCCATTGCAGTGCACTGCTCCTTGGCTGATTCCTAG
- the LOC104000551 gene encoding jacalin-related lectin Calsepa-like gives MAKVVKEGPWGANAGNAFDTGRVDRFTKVKIYHGDVIYGLELTFVVGGKPQPPMLIGTKKRASQEITLDEDEHFISISGYFKQMLGNDIFITQLTLTTDENRNVSAGNETGNPFSLALEEGGQIVGFCGLVGQPTVAVGAIAVYCSLADS, from the exons ATG GCTAAAGTTGTCAAGGAGGGGCCGTGGGGTGCGAACGCAGGGAATGCGTTCGATACAGGTCGTGTTGACCGCTTTACCAAGGTCAAGATTTACCATGGAGATGTAATATACGGGTTGGAATTAACCTTCGTCGTGGGTGGTAAACCCCAACCCCCCATGCTTATTGGAACCAAAAAGCGCGCATCCCAAGAG ATCACCCTCGATGAGGACGAACACTTCATTTCCATCTCGGGATACTTCAAACAAATGTTGGGAAACGACATTTTCATAACACAACTGACTCTTACCACCGATGAAAACAGAAACGTAAGTGCTGGCAATGAGACGGGCAATCCTTTCTCCCTCGCTTTAGAGGAGGGAGGTCAAATTGTGGGCTTCTGTGGACTTGTCGGTCAACCGACTGTCGCCGTGGGAGCCATTGCGGTGTACTGCTCCTTGGCTGATTCCTAG